The following proteins are co-located in the Chryseobacterium daecheongense genome:
- a CDS encoding AraC family transcriptional regulator, giving the protein MELTNNLIYASQLPEPSLKDFVESFWMLDNPSETKETILLPDGRIDIILSQSSTMPFHIVLLGIGTHPEEIVIAEKSRTFAISFNLLATEYILHETVSDILDYAKNLPDNFWGFTVDDMNDFNQFCKKATEKIASELSLRKIDERKRKLFDLIYSANGDISVKELSEKVIWSERQINRYFNQQYGISLKSYCGILRFRASFTHIKEGKLFPEQNFSDQSHFIKEIKRLSGFLPKELSQNKNDRFIQFSVLPGK; this is encoded by the coding sequence ATGGAACTGACTAATAATCTTATCTATGCTTCTCAACTGCCTGAGCCTTCTCTTAAAGACTTTGTAGAAAGTTTCTGGATGTTGGATAATCCGTCAGAAACAAAAGAAACTATTCTTTTACCTGACGGAAGGATAGATATTATATTGTCACAGTCATCCACAATGCCTTTTCATATTGTTCTTTTAGGCATTGGAACACATCCTGAGGAAATTGTAATTGCTGAAAAATCCAGAACCTTTGCAATTAGTTTTAATTTACTGGCAACCGAATATATACTTCACGAAACTGTTTCTGATATTTTAGATTATGCTAAAAACCTGCCTGATAATTTCTGGGGTTTCACAGTGGATGATATGAACGATTTTAATCAGTTCTGTAAAAAAGCAACAGAGAAAATAGCATCTGAACTTTCTCTGCGGAAAATTGATGAGCGGAAACGGAAGCTGTTTGACCTTATCTACTCTGCCAACGGAGATATTTCTGTGAAAGAACTTTCTGAAAAGGTGATATGGAGTGAACGGCAGATCAACCGTTATTTTAATCAGCAATACGGTATTTCCTTAAAGTCTTATTGTGGAATTCTCAGATTCAGAGCCTCTTTTACACATATTAAAGAAGGAAAACTTTTCCCCGAACAAAACTTTAGTGACCAATCTCATTTTATAAAAGAGATTAAAAGGCTTTCCGGATTTCTCCCCAAAGAACTCAGCCAAAATAAAAACGACCGATTTATACAATTTTCTGTTCTTCCCGGGAAGTAA